The following are encoded in a window of Bacillota bacterium genomic DNA:
- a CDS encoding IreB family regulatory phosphoprotein, giving the protein MRAGERAGIRRGAGELRQGERDAAVKGPLDETQTFRVVSEDVVSVRALLLEVYEALKEKGYNPTNQIVGYLMSGDPTYITSHKGARNLVRKLERDEIIEELVRYYLEGR; this is encoded by the coding sequence ATGCGCGCTGGCGAGCGTGCCGGCATACGGCGAGGTGCTGGGGAGCTACGACAGGGGGAGCGTGACGCTGCTGTGAAAGGACCGCTTGATGAGACTCAGACGTTTCGGGTCGTTTCTGAGGACGTGGTCAGCGTCAGGGCGTTACTCTTGGAGGTCTATGAGGCGTTGAAGGAGAAGGGGTACAACCCGACAAACCAGATCGTCGGATACCTTATGTCGGGGGACCCCACTTACATAACGAGCCATAAGGGCGCCCGGAACCTCGTTCGAAAGCTCGAGCGAGACGAGATCATAGAGGAGCTAGTGCGGTATTACCTGGAAGGCAGATAG